From one Rhodamnia argentea isolate NSW1041297 chromosome 1, ASM2092103v1, whole genome shotgun sequence genomic stretch:
- the LOC115755105 gene encoding uncharacterized protein LOC115755105 — translation MKLGFLQNHFSSSPARSSNGSFRKSNSDFSAHSIPGVSASSKSLLMSRKLFKGLKDYKKELMDLELFVQCLEDWVSENSFSNESDPMNMEQSFPTPFEIDELQKLDLALEGVLLQQLWRLPRSPYAPNYTKEEEYLALEDFLHAIVKGLWRTFWHKSLPLPCFVSCPFSPGSKFYTLEKAISRGKFEELCGLALISRSERNLQVHWDQVMVFVLYKLDILAGNELRLSSRTICEALFYGFHILVSRSLGKSNTVNGDSVFVLVLDSNYGGVVTLGGDLGKLESTPSDPYHAAAEWIKNHSEICVSPVDKIWNKLGNPNWGDLGTLQIIMAIFYSFVQSNGPPRKSIDYLASGHHLRVHKRRMECGALENDRALVPFQPASNQGEIAEVEEQDVPLSRRHALRLEIKRGEMLLLDDQQQGPRSFQIQESIVGGNQFLYNAVSVDHPTELLSLYVGAHPSRLEPSWEDMSLWYQVQRQTKVLNTLKQQGVSSKYLPEIIASGRILHLGPCAKQSPGGRCDHPWCGTPILVTRPVGEPLSSIVARNGPFAANEAVRCCRDCLAALRSAAMANIQHGDISSENVIRVIDAHGSGVKLNILTSWGRAVLEDRDSPGINLQFSSSYALEHGKLCPSSDAESLVYLLFFVCGGTMDPQDSIESALQWRERSWARRSIQTHLGEVSALLKAFADYVDGLCGTPYPVDYDIWLKRLSTAVDGSTDRGKTIEEAT, via the exons ATGAAATTAG GTTTCCTCCAGAATCATTTCAGCTCATCCCCAGCAAGAAGCTCCAATGGAAGTTTCAGGAAGTCAAACTCCG ATTTCTCTGCTCACAGCATACCTGGGGTTTCGGCTTCAAGTAAATCCTTGCTTATGTCCAGAAAATTGTTCAAGGGCCTAAAGGATTATAAGAAAGAGCTCATGGACCTGGAATTATTTGTACAGTGTTTGGAGGATTGGGTTTCTGAGAATTCCTTCTCCAACGAGTCAGACCCAATGAATATGGAGCAGTCTTTCCCAACTCCCTTTGAGATTGATGAACTGCAAAAGCTGGATTTAGCTTTGGAGGGGGTACTATTACAGCAGCTGTGGCGCTTGCCGCGTTCACCTTATGCTCCAAACTATACAAAGGAGGAGGAGTATCTTGCATTAGAGGACTTCCTTCATGCTATTGTGAAAGGTTTATGGCGTACATTTTGGCATAAAAGCCTTCCGTTGCCGTGCTTTGTATCTTGTCCCTTTTCTCCTGGATCTAAGTTCTACACGTTAGAAAAAGCAATATCGAGAGGAAAGTTCGAAGAACTCTGCGGTTTAGCTTTGATATCAAGGAGTGAGAGAAACTTACAGGTGCACTGGGATCAAGTGATGGTATTTGTCTTGTATAAGCTGGATATATTAGCAGGTAATGAGTTGAGATTATCTTCAAGAACTATCTGTGAAGCCCTCTTTTATGGATTTCACATTCTTGTCTCTAGGAGCTTGGGCAAATCTAATACTGTGAATGGCGATTCTGTTTTCGTCCTTGTTCTTGATTCGAATTATGGAGGAGTGGTGACGCTTGGAGGTGACCTTGGCAAACTTGAGTCAACTCCGTCTGATCCATATCACGCTGCAGCCGAGTGGATCAAGAATCATTCCGAAATTTGTGTGTCCCCTGTTGATAAGATATGGAATAAGCTAGGGAATCCAAATTGGGGAGACTTGGGAACTCTGCAAATAATCATGGCCATTTTCTACTCCTTTGTCCAGTCAAATGGACCGCCAAGAAAATCGATAGATTACTTGGCTTCTGGTCATCACCTTCGTGTTCACAAGCGAAGGATGGAGTGTGGTGCCCTCGAGAATGACAGAGCTTTGGTACCTTTCCAACCAGCTAGTAACCAAGGAGAGATTGCCGAAGTTGAGGAGCAAGATGTTCCGTTGTCGAGAAGGCATGCATTGCGTCTCGAAATAAAGCGAGGTGAGATGTTGCTCCTAGATGATCAGCAACAGGGACCTAGAAGTTTCCAAATACAGGAATCTATTGTTGGTGGCAATCAATTTCTGTATAATGCTGTCTCCGTCGATCATCCAACAGAGTTACTGAGCTTGTATGTAGGCGCTCATCCATCCAGACTAGAGCCATCTTGGGAGGATATGAGTTTGTGGTATCAAGTACAGAGGCAGACAAAGGTATTGAACACTTTAAAGCAGCAGGGAGTGTCGAGCAAATACTTGCCGGAAATAATTGCATCTGGTCGTATTCTGCATTTGGGTCCATGCGCGAAGCAGAGCCCAGGGGGCCGGTGTGACCACCCTTGGTGTGGAACGCCTATACTTGTGACCCGTCCAGTTGGGGAGCCACTTTCCTCCATAGTTGCTCGGAATGGTCCGTTTGCCGCCAACGAGGCAGTTCGGTGTTGCCGAGATTGCCTTGCCGCTCTGAGAAGTGCAGCTATGGCCAACATTCAGCATGGTGACATCTCTTCGGAGAATGTCATCCGGGTCATTGATGCCCACGGCTCGGGAGTGAAGTTGAATATTCTCACATCATGGGGACGTGCTGTTCTGGAAGATAGGGATAGCCCCGGAATAAATTTGCAATTTTCATCATCTTATGCCCTGGAGCATGGAAAGCTCTGTCCATCATCCGATGCCGAGAGCCTTGTTTACCTCCTCTTTTTTGTATGTGGAGGAACCATGGACCCACAGGATTCTATCGAATCGGCGCTACAGTGGAGGGAAAGAAGCTGGGCAAGACGTTCAATCCAGACACACCTTGGTGAGGTTTCGGCTCTTCTCAAGGCATTTGCAGATTATGTGGACGGCCTTTGCGGAACACCATACCCTGTCGACTATGATATATGGCTCAAAAGGTTGAGCACAGCTGTCGATGGCTCGACAGATAGAGGTAAAACAATTGAAGAGGCAACATAA
- the LOC115755112 gene encoding defensin-like protein 1, with translation MEKSKMRCCMGLFLMLLLVLAAQEAEGRVCESQSHGFRGTCFRSHNCALVCRNEGFSGGECHGLRGRCFCTKLC, from the exons ATGGAGAAGAGCAAGATGAGATGCTGCATGGGGCTTTTCCTGATGCTCCTCCTCGTCCTTGCCGCCC AGGAGGCGGAGGGGAGGGTTTGCGAGTCTCAGAGCCACGGCTTCCGCGGGACTTGCTTCCGCAGCCACAACTGCGCCCTCGTCTGCCGCAACGAGGGCTTCTCCGGCGGCGAGTGCCATGGCCTTCGGGGCCGCTGCTTCTGCACCAAGCTCTGCTGA